A stretch of the Fimbriimonadaceae bacterium genome encodes the following:
- a CDS encoding glycosyltransferase family 4 protein yields MRILFLTDNFPPETNAAATRVFERACYWARWGHEVTVLTSAPNFPEGRLHEGYRNRWYQREKFEGLDVVRVKTLIAPNRGVRMRILDFMSYMASASVVGAFMRRPDLIVATSPQFFCAVAGSNLAHLKRVPFVFELADLWPASIRAVGAIKNGPLLRAVERLELRLYRRSSAVVALTDSFRKDLIQRGVPAEKIAVVRNGVDLSRHTVKPRSCDLAEQLGVKGKFVVGYIGTHGLAHDLGNVLDAAELTASRKDIAFLLVGNGADRARLVEEAQRRGLSNVVLMPAVPKSEVGEYSALCDLALVHLKNDPVFKTVIPSKMFEAMAYAKPILMVSPHGEAAELLENSGAGVWVPAAEPAALAEQVIQLADDPLRRQVLSETSRQCAPRFSRERQAREMADVLERVRQGKPAHAPETVRVAR; encoded by the coding sequence ATGCGCATTCTGTTTCTGACCGACAACTTTCCACCGGAAACGAACGCCGCTGCGACTCGGGTGTTTGAGCGGGCGTGCTACTGGGCGCGATGGGGCCACGAGGTCACGGTCCTGACGAGCGCTCCCAACTTCCCGGAAGGGAGGTTGCACGAGGGGTACCGCAACCGTTGGTACCAGCGTGAGAAGTTCGAGGGACTGGATGTCGTGCGGGTGAAAACGCTCATCGCACCCAATCGGGGCGTTCGGATGCGCATTCTGGATTTCATGTCCTACATGGCGTCTGCATCGGTTGTGGGGGCGTTCATGCGTCGCCCCGACCTGATCGTGGCGACGTCGCCTCAGTTCTTCTGCGCCGTCGCCGGATCGAATCTTGCGCATCTGAAACGGGTTCCTTTCGTGTTCGAGCTGGCCGATCTTTGGCCCGCTTCCATCCGCGCGGTGGGCGCGATCAAGAACGGACCGCTTCTGCGGGCCGTCGAACGGCTCGAGCTCCGGCTCTACCGGCGGTCTTCGGCCGTGGTGGCGCTGACCGACTCGTTCCGCAAGGACCTGATTCAGCGGGGCGTCCCTGCGGAGAAGATCGCTGTGGTTCGAAACGGCGTGGATCTCAGCCGGCACACGGTGAAGCCCCGATCGTGCGATCTCGCCGAGCAACTGGGTGTGAAGGGCAAGTTCGTGGTGGGCTACATTGGAACGCACGGCCTCGCGCACGACCTCGGCAATGTCCTGGACGCTGCGGAACTCACAGCCTCGCGCAAGGATATCGCCTTTCTCTTGGTGGGGAACGGCGCCGACCGAGCCCGACTGGTCGAGGAGGCGCAGCGGCGCGGCCTATCCAACGTGGTTCTCATGCCCGCCGTGCCGAAATCGGAGGTCGGCGAGTACAGCGCCCTCTGCGACCTCGCGCTTGTCCACCTGAAGAACGATCCGGTTTTCAAGACAGTGATCCCTTCGAAGATGTTCGAGGCCATGGCCTACGCCAAACCCATCTTGATGGTCTCGCCGCACGGCGAGGCGGCCGAGTTACTCGAGAACAGCGGTGCCGGCGTCTGGGTCCCGGCCGCGGAACCCGCGGCACTGGCCGAGCAGGTGATCCAATTGGCCGACGATCCTCTGCGGCGGCAGGTGCTCAGCGAGACGAGTCGGCAGTGTGCCCCTCGTTTCAGCCGAGAGCGTCAGGCACGCGAAATGGCGGATGTCCTCGAGCGGGTGCGGCAAGGCAAGCCGGCGCACGCGCCAGAGACGGTCCGCGTCGCGCGGTAA